The following coding sequences are from one Capsicum annuum cultivar UCD-10X-F1 chromosome 3, UCD10Xv1.1, whole genome shotgun sequence window:
- the LOC107863399 gene encoding protein TPX2 isoform X9 has translation MDEEMEDFIVECSDVYEIDSEYEFDAARFYDFCRPESTSDAEEAERWFQTAGNYLPSPLIIKLNLGKEITAGNSNGCSRLQEGKMAKSKCNNSYIPVGSEVSPSKSKTKGMISKGRTTQEICKIKPEPRSSIARGSTLMKPTASYLAKQRFQSTSNKSDMTSSQNSLASENIGTKRQKLEIGYLLKIAHMKHQRLLSHKISKKDASSISNSIHSKFKVTVPREPELETLQRAQRRRCNEDSNSSESTKPKTQMLKAQSLNRNIFKDPTLPPLRKTRAPLPGFDLSNSPNADSAAQNALVDFKRPNTQNAVKQGKSLTSLKSRSHKCNKIFPSREDNGIGDDTGQESTYSKESKSIFDEKLSVHPPTELLNKLSLRSEKEAREESQPKKNPSAKKCVGKPNQCAAERGTPRIGHYSSMNRSLGIR, from the exons ATGGACGAAGAAATGGAGGATTTCATTGTTGAATGTTCGGATGTATACGAAATTGACTCTGAATATGAATTTGACGCTGCTCGCTTTTATGATTTCTGTCGTCCGGAGTCGACCTCCGACGCTGAAGAAGCCGAGCGTTGGTTTCAAACGGCTGGCAACTATCTGCCTTCTC CTCTCATTATTAAGTTAAACCTGGGGAAAGAGATTACAGCAGGAAACTCAAATGGTTGCTCAAGGTTACAAGAAGGGAAAATGGCAAAATCAAAATGCAACAACTCATACATACCTGTTGGTTCTGAAGTTTCGCCCTCCAAATCGAAAACTAAAG GAATGATATCTAAAGGTCGAACGACTCAGGAAATTTGCAAGATAAAGCCAGAGCCAAGATCTTCAATAGCAAGAGGCTCAACTTTAATGAAGCCCACGGCTAGTTATTTGGCTAAACAGAG GTTTCAGAGTACATCTAACAAGTCTGACATGACAAGCTCACAGAATTCTTTGGCATCTGAAAATATTGGAACCAAAAGGCAAAAGCTAGAAATTGGTTATCTACTTAAG ATTGCTCACATGAAGCATCAACGTCTACTATCGCACAAGATATCCAAAAAG GATGCTTCCTCCATCTCTAATTCGATACATTCCAAATTTAAAGTTACCGTTCCAAGAGAACCTGAACTAGAAACTCTGCAGAGGGCACAAAGGCGAAG GTGCAACGAGGACTCAAATTCAAGTGAAAGCACAAAACCCAAAACCCAAATGCTTAAAGCACAGTCCTTGAACAGAAAT ATCTTCAAGGATCCTACATTGCCTCCTCTCAGAAAGACTAGAGCACCGTTGCCGGGGTTTGAT TTATCAAACTCTCCAAATGCCGATTCTGCCGCACAAAATGCTTTAGTGGACTTTAAAAG ACCAAACACTCAAAATGCTGTGAAGCAGGGAAAATCTTTAACATCACTCAAGTCAAGATCACATAAATGTAACAAG ATATTTCCAAGTAGGGAAGATAATGGCATAGGTGATGACACTGGACAAGAAAGTACATACTCAAAG GAATCTAAATCCATATTTGATGAGAAACTTTCAGTGCATCCTCCAACTGAACTGCTTAATAAG TTGTCCCTTAGATCCGAAAAGGAAGCACGTGAAGAATCTCAGCCAAAAAAGAATCCCTCAGCGAAG AAATGTGTTGGAAAACCAAATCAGTGTGCAGCAGAGAGGGGCACTCCCAGGATTGGACACTACTCCAGCATGAACAG GAGCTTGGGAATCCGATGA
- the LOC107863399 gene encoding uncharacterized protein LOC107863399 isoform X10 gives MDEEMEDFIVECSDVYEIDSEYEFDAARFYDFCRPESTSDAEEAERWFQTAGNYLPSPGNSNGCSRLQEGKMAKSKCNNSYIPVGSEVSPSKSKTKGMISKGRTTQEICKIKPEPRSSIARGSTLMKPTASYLAKQRFQSTSNKSDMTSSQNSLASENIGTKRQKLEIGYLLKIAHMKHQRLLSHKISKKDASSISNSIHSKFKVTVPREPELETLQRAQRRSFRCNEDSNSSESTKPKTQMLKAQSLNRNIFKDPTLPPLRKTRAPLPGFDLSNSPNADSAAQNALVDFKRPNTQNAVKQGKSLTSLKSRSHKCNKVFLQIFPSREDNGIGDDTGQESTYSKESKSIFDEKLSVHPPTELLNKLSLRSEKEAREESQPKKNPSAKKCVGKPNQCAAERGTPRIGHYSSMNRSLGIR, from the exons ATGGACGAAGAAATGGAGGATTTCATTGTTGAATGTTCGGATGTATACGAAATTGACTCTGAATATGAATTTGACGCTGCTCGCTTTTATGATTTCTGTCGTCCGGAGTCGACCTCCGACGCTGAAGAAGCCGAGCGTTGGTTTCAAACGGCTGGCAACTATCTGCCTTCTC CAGGAAACTCAAATGGTTGCTCAAGGTTACAAGAAGGGAAAATGGCAAAATCAAAATGCAACAACTCATACATACCTGTTGGTTCTGAAGTTTCGCCCTCCAAATCGAAAACTAAAG GAATGATATCTAAAGGTCGAACGACTCAGGAAATTTGCAAGATAAAGCCAGAGCCAAGATCTTCAATAGCAAGAGGCTCAACTTTAATGAAGCCCACGGCTAGTTATTTGGCTAAACAGAG GTTTCAGAGTACATCTAACAAGTCTGACATGACAAGCTCACAGAATTCTTTGGCATCTGAAAATATTGGAACCAAAAGGCAAAAGCTAGAAATTGGTTATCTACTTAAG ATTGCTCACATGAAGCATCAACGTCTACTATCGCACAAGATATCCAAAAAG GATGCTTCCTCCATCTCTAATTCGATACATTCCAAATTTAAAGTTACCGTTCCAAGAGAACCTGAACTAGAAACTCTGCAGAGGGCACAAAGGCGAAG TTTCAGGTGCAACGAGGACTCAAATTCAAGTGAAAGCACAAAACCCAAAACCCAAATGCTTAAAGCACAGTCCTTGAACAGAAAT ATCTTCAAGGATCCTACATTGCCTCCTCTCAGAAAGACTAGAGCACCGTTGCCGGGGTTTGAT TTATCAAACTCTCCAAATGCCGATTCTGCCGCACAAAATGCTTTAGTGGACTTTAAAAG ACCAAACACTCAAAATGCTGTGAAGCAGGGAAAATCTTTAACATCACTCAAGTCAAGATCACATAAATGTAACAAG GTCTTCCTACAGATATTTCCAAGTAGGGAAGATAATGGCATAGGTGATGACACTGGACAAGAAAGTACATACTCAAAG GAATCTAAATCCATATTTGATGAGAAACTTTCAGTGCATCCTCCAACTGAACTGCTTAATAAG TTGTCCCTTAGATCCGAAAAGGAAGCACGTGAAGAATCTCAGCCAAAAAAGAATCCCTCAGCGAAG AAATGTGTTGGAAAACCAAATCAGTGTGCAGCAGAGAGGGGCACTCCCAGGATTGGACACTACTCCAGCATGAACAG GAGCTTGGGAATCCGATGA